From the Salarias fasciatus chromosome 5, fSalaFa1.1, whole genome shotgun sequence genome, the window TCTTTCATCAATCGTCAAGCCTTTCGCGATGTGCCAGCCTTAGAAAGCCTGATGCTGAACAACAACGCTCTGAACGCCCTGTACCAGTCCACAGTGGATGCTCTCCCCAACTTGCGTGAAATCAGTATCCACAGCAACCCTCTGCGCTGTGACTGTGTCATTCAGTGGATGAGCTCTAACAGAACCACAGTTCGCTTCATGGAGCCTCTGTCCATGTTTTGCGCGATGCCGGCTGAGGTTAGAGGGATGCATGTGCGGGAGGTATTCCATAGTAACTTGATAAGTCAGTGCTTGCCGATGATTTCTCACGATACCTTCCCCAGCCACCTCAATTTAGACATCGGCATGACCGTGGATCTGGACTGCAGAGCTATGTCTCAACCTGAGCCTGAAATCTACTGGGTGACACCGATGGGGAACAAGGTAATGATTGACACCTTATCTGACAAGTACAGCCTCAGCAATGAGGGGACTCTGAGGATTTCTCGTATCCAAGTGGAAGACTCTGGCAGATACACCTGCGTGGCTCAAAACTCCGAGGGAGCCGACACCAGGGTGACAGCCATACGAGTGAACGGCACTCTGCTGGACAGCACACAGCTCATGAAGATCTACGTCAAACAGACAGAATCTCACTCCATCCTCGTCTCCTGGAAAATAAACTCCAACGTGATGACCTCTAACCTCAAGTGGTCGTCCGCAACAATGAAAATAGACAACCCACACATCACGTACACTGCCAGGGTGCCCGTGGATGTCCACGAGTACAATCTCACCCACTTGCAACCAGCCACCGAGTACGAGGTGTGCCTGACCGTCTCCAACATCCACCAACAGACGCAGAAGTCGTGCGTCAACGTGACGACGAAGCAGGCGGCCTTCGCCGTGGAAATATCGGATCAAGGGACCAACACTGCCCTGGCAGCGGTCATGGGAACCATGTTTGCAATCATAAGCCTGGCCTCTCTGGGTGTGTACATCGCCAAGAGGTGGAAGAGGAAAAACTATCACCACTCCCTAAAAAAATATATGCAGAAAACCTCCTCAATACCGCTAAATGAGCTGTACCCTCCCCTCATCAATCTGTGGGAGGCAGACAgcgagaaggagaaggagggctCATCCGACACCAAACCCAGCCAGGTGGACACCACACGCAGCTATTACATGTGGTgagagcagcttttctagtcGGAAATACAGAGACACCTTTGTTTCAGGAGCACAAATTTACATATTTGCTTCTTGGTCGCCCGAGTGAACTAAAACATTTGTTTCCTTTCACGTttctttctggggttttttgGGTCTCTCAGACTGAAGCAAGCAATGAAGCAACATTTTAAGACCTCTAGTTTAGCATACTGCCTTTTTACCTCTTGCCCATTTTTGACACAGTATGGCAGCTTTCTTTAGCTTCCTGGATTTGGTAGTCATTGTGCTTTACTTTGAGTACTCGTTTTGATGAACACAGCATGAGCACTGAGGCGGATTACACATGCGGAAGCAAAAGGAACGCTGAAGttcgatcttttttttttttccatgactcTTTTCTCTGGCAGAACTGTTAAACACTGCAATCTTTCTCTTGTAAAACAGTTTCACTGTTGACTGTTGTGCACTGAAATATATATACTAATTTGTCTATCGACGCAAATGTAAGCTGACAAAGTATGTTTAGACTTGATATCCTGTCTATTGAATAATGTTAGAAACTCTTCTGTAATGTTGTATCAGCTAtgatttacttttactttttgtaCAATGAATAACAGTATGTTTGATTTAGACATTTCCGTTTGCAGAGCAACTACTGTAAACCAGCAATAGAAATATGAATGTTAAAAACTAGGTACATAGTGTAAGGCTTTTGGGTTTTcttaaatattttgtttcttattttgctAGAATATGTCTACAATCACTGGATTTGTTGtggtttacacacacaaacatgttgtTTAACGAGGAGCGAGTCAAATAAAATCTTTCCTCATATTTTCTAAACACCGATTTAAATAccaagtgtcttttttttttgctatcaGATGTGAAGCGTGTGCTCGAGAAACAGATGGGAAAAAAGTCTCTTAAAAAGTGAAATCTCTGTCACACTCTCATATCAGGATCTTACGCTTGGATTTCATTAATACAAGTGTGATGAGCGTCGCTGTAGGTTATGACATAAGTGTTGATAGAGTGAAACAGGAGGATGCAGACAGCAGCGTGCTTCTTTCTGCAAAGCAATTATCAGAGAATAATTTAAAAGTGACTCCCACAAGAAAATAATTACAGCACAATATGCCTGGGAGTACATGCAGGAACTTCGAAAGACAAGGAAATTCAGTCTCATAAACTGAGGACAGCGATTCTCCAATTTTTATTCAACCTCATGTTTTTGTTCCTCTGCAACCACTAAGCTGTACTAAAGCGAGCACATATGAAATAATACGTTCAGCACAGCCAGCGTGAAAGGAGGTAATAACTGTGGATAGAAAAGGTATAGATTGCATCAATATAGGGATGCACCGATATCAATCTGTGGGCACTGCATGGAGTACTCATAGTTGTGAAAGCTTAAATTACGTTATATCATCCGTCGGCAACgtcagcagcaggcagacaagacaagacagaCGATGTCAgtggtttggagattctttagtagtgttaaagcgatacttcaacattttggcaaattggctcatttagcgcaattccttggtcatttcgaacagcatacttactttttttgtgagggcaagctgttgtttattcagaggcgagtcggggaaggttttcgggacggacacaatggaagtgaatggtatttttgttccccctcgtcaaactcatcaaatacaaaatccaacaaccccaaaacactttggtggacacgttataatccgcacattcactgcgctgtgaaatattaatgcaaaattacgagattgagttgtttatgcgaagattgctaagacggaactacttactaaacatggcgtctgggcgtagtgatttcaaaagaaaaagtagttcccagtatttgcttcagtgtcgtaacactacaatattatttgttggtgttccacagcgtagtgaatgtgcggattataatgtgtccaccaaagcgttttggggttgttggattttgtatttgatgagtttgacgagggggaacaaaaataccatccacttccattgtgtccgtcccgaaaaccttcctcgactcacctctgaataaacaacagcttgccctcacaaaaaaagtaagtatgctgttcgaaatgactaaggaattgcactaaatgggccaatttgccaaaatgttgaagtatcgctttaaggatGTCGATCAGAAGGATTTCACTTTGTGCTGTGCTACATACTACATGCTAAAGATGATTAAATATGACTAATTCTCTCATTAACACTTGGTCTACATCTACAGCAGGGCAGTGCGTAGGTAGACGCTCTATGCTGTAGATAAAGTGGTGTGCTCCAGCCTGCAAGGTCACTGACGTGAACTTAGCATCgacacagacagacatggtTCACGACAACGCGTGTAAACTCTGCTTATTGGCATTTAATCAGTATTTATGTCGGTGCTCGGCTTCAGGAAGTATCTCAAAGATTGAAATCATTTgtccagtttatttttatttgttgcaaCACATATTAATAACTGTTCTACAAGAAACAGCCATCTGTTCCTCCTCCAAAACAGGCTTCAGGTGTGGAGTTACTTGCCAACCAGCGATATCTCAGGGAGGTCCGCGGTTCTTCCACGATGCGAATCTGAATAAAAGTGGCTGTCGAGAAAAAGTGTGTCTCTCTCCGGCGGGAGCCCGGCAGCCCTGTTTGTTTGTGATGCTGACTGACAGCTCTGGGCCTCATGGTGCAATCAGACCATCTCCGTTTTGTCTCCCCTGACAACAGGCTGGTTCTCCTGCGCTCTCTCTCCGCCCCTTTCCTCCTCAATTATTGCTGCAATGGAATCACACATTGTTCAGTGTGAGGACAACAATGAGCAGCTCATCAGGTGCTCGCAGCTTGCAGGTATTTCCATAAAGACACTCTGGGCTATCAGTTCACCTTTTGTGTATTTATCAGTAATTCAGTTATTACAGAATCATTAAAGACAAGTACTGATGAAGCTTCACAGTGGTAATTCACAACAGAAGAATACTGTGTGTGATGtgaaagattcatttttaaGAAATGGTATTACTATTGGCTTTTATTTCAGTAATTTAAATAACGGTCTTGCAAGCTAAAAAGAACCCAAAGCTTGTTTACACATGCCTCTAAAAATCTTGTAAACAGTGCTTTACAGTGCAAAGCAATACGCTTCGATATGATACCATCATACAATATGACATGCAAAGCATTCAAAGAGTATaatttgttttacatttacGGTTTTGTTCTATAAATAATTTTTGAATGTCAATTTTTCTTTATTACATGTAAAACACATTCAGCTCAGAAAAAAGCTAGCCAGCCATAGACCTTCATGAAAGGCAGATACACATGTAAACAGATAAATCCTGTAAATATAAGTAATAACTGTAGTTATCGACAAAAACCAGGAGACAGGAACTGAAAGATGAACATTTATAATCAGTTGCTTGCATGTTGATGTCAAACGTTGTGGCAGTACAGTAAAATATAACTTCATAACACTTATGACTGGAATTTCCATGTCAGTGTTTGAGATGGCCTTAATGAGAAAAAATCCCCAAGAGCGTTTTTGGACAGGTGGTCCTTCAGGAAAAGCTTGAGTATCACAGCACTGTCAACAAGTGCATTACAACAAATATGAAGAGATCTCAATATCTAATTAGAAAATAACTGAATTACATGCAGTAAAATGCAATATTATCCTCACACGGTAAGGATGAAGAAAGGTTCTGCTCTAAAAATACCCAGGAACggtgcaggaggacaggagcacAGCGGCGCCCTGGCATTTGTTAAACCTGAGCTGTGAAACGTCCGCCGCCGTTCCTTTTATCTGCACGGAGCGGACGAGCCTTTCCACACACTCAGTGGGTAGCCTAGTAACAGACCGGAAATCAGCTCATTGGGACAGCTATCAATGAGAGCTTTTCAAAGCGAGCGCCGGAGCCGGCGCCGTGTCCCATCCCAGTggcctgtttccatgacaacccctccctccatccacctgcGAGCTCCGGCAGCCAAGTGAGAGAAGTCCCCCGAGCCTGAAATACCACTGACAAGGTCAACACCCCGCAGGTGGGGAACCACTGAAACATCATGTCGGCTTTCAAAGGTGTGGAGCGAGAAaagctcctctttttttttttttttttttttttcctttagcgGTGAAGGTGAGGGAGAGTGGCACGGAGCGgccctcccctccttcctcttctgtcATGCTTGACatgaaccctgtagaaccacaGCTGAAGAGAGGATGAGATCCAAACCAAAATGGCACATTGTGCACAGGTTTGCATAGTGGAGGCATCGAATTGTCTCTATTGTAATAGTTCGATCTAAGGGCAGGGCTTTACCGagagcaaaaataaatacatcctAAGAAGTTTACCAAAGTGTTACAGAATTGCTGTTAGCCATGGCCTCAATATATGCCATCCATATACccttatttcatttaaatttctaATTTACTGTTGACTTGAGGCGGTGGAAGTGGCCTGTAATCGTGCAGCACCCAGACATGCTCCTCACCCTACAGTgaatttctttgtgtttttttaaacatgtaaatctAATTTTCACCACCTCTCATCGTCACATCAGCCGACGCTTGGAGCTCGCTCCTGTGATCTCCGGCTCGCACCCCGGGTCAGGAGGTCTGTCTCCACACTGCGTCAGCAGCTTCCACTGAAAATCAAAGGTTATAGGGTACTTTAATCTTCATACACACTTGAGCTTTGTTCAATTTCTAAATAATCGAGCTGACAAAAGTATTATTTCTGAAttaatttaataataaatacCAGCCGCtgtgtgtgaaacagaaacagccAGTGGATATGTCTTTAATGTGGCGGGATAATGAAATATGCATTCAATTTTCAGCACATTCTCCTGAATACACTAATGATACACATCACCGGGCTCCCACACGCTCAAGGTCACACCTCATAGTaagagctgcttcatttttCTGGTTTCTTTCATTGTTGGTGGGGCGAAGGCATGATGTGAcgtatttctttttgtttaaattaaatttttgaTCTTCTAGTCTAGATGGTGGAACAttgatggatggagggtgggTGCGTCCGCCATTTGACTTAATTAAAATTTTTTGGCAGAGATTCCAGAATTGGGGTCACAAAGCTTTTTTTAGATGCAATCTGGAGAGTAAAAAGTTAGGAAAACCAGACTCTCAGCCCACTCGAGTTACATCTcccgctgtttgtttttccaccaaGACAAATTCCTACACATCAGCTCGGGCTGTATGCGAAGTGCACCTTCATCAACTTCCATTAGATTTTCAATCAGAATGCAAATGTTCTGTTGCAGGAATGGTCACCGAAGAGCAGAGACGAGCAGGGAAACGATGGCAAACAAATGCGCTCCCCGCTAAAAGCGGGGCGACACGGCAACGAGCTCCAGCAGAGTCAACAGAACACTGGAGGACGTCGGAGGGAAGGATGACGCCGGCACGCGGCTTggaacaaacacaaacccaTGTTGTGAAATGCAATCAATGGAAAGGGGAAAAAGGTCACTTTTTCTTGTGGCTCGCTTGGACTCAGCTGTGAGGCGGCCCCTCCACCGTCTGAATGACGCCACATgatagaaatgtaaaaacgCAACGCATTTCAGTAACAGTAATCATCTGTTAAATGCATAATGAAATGTCGGACAGATTGTTCTGGTGTTTTCTCCTAGGGCCCAATTAAGGAGCTTTTGCTTTCTGCCCGCAGCGCACTGCGAGCGCGAgtgtgcgtatgtgtgagtgtgtgttaattCTCCGTGCTGACACAAAAGCGTTGAGGCTCATTTCCATCGTCTCAGTCGCAGCTCCGACTGTTACTTCTTTATTCAAACAGGACTCTAAAGCGCTCCGCAGCAATAAAAGTCTTCGGGAACAGCGGTCTAGATTCTGAAACCCGGAGTACTAAGGGATTTATTGATAAACGCACACCGTTGCGTTGCTACGGGGAAATGATTGTGAAGACTCCACTCTGCGTGTCGTCAAGGTGAAACAATAATGGGCCTCTACGGCGGGAGGCGACCTCGCGTCCTCGCTCTATTGATTgtcctgtcatgaaaacaatggaaaacGTCCTCTTGTATTGATTGTTGAGTGTGTGCATACAGTAAGTGGGCACACTTGTGCTGTTTGGACCTGTTTGGTAATTTGACGATAAAAAcagaa encodes:
- the LOC115388304 gene encoding leucine-rich repeat neuronal protein 1-like, with the protein product MARRRLDCPLLSQAFACLLLVSIGLSFVQSNECPQLCVCEIRPWFTPQSTYREAITVDCNDLRLTRIPGNLSSDTQVLLLQSNYIARTSEELEQLFNLTELDLSQNNFSSIRDVGLTNMSQLTTLHLEENQITEMPDYCLQDLSNLQELYINHNQINSISANAFAGLHNLLRLHLNSNKLKTINSLWFESTPNLEILMIGENPVVGIMDFNFKPLNNLRSLVLAGMDLTDIPANALVGLDNLESLSFYDNKLVQVPQRALQKLPNLKFLDLNKNPVHKIQEGDFKNMLRLKELGINNMGELVSIERHALDNLPELTKLEATNNPKFSFINRQAFRDVPALESLMLNNNALNALYQSTVDALPNLREISIHSNPLRCDCVIQWMSSNRTTVRFMEPLSMFCAMPAEVRGMHVREVFHSNLISQCLPMISHDTFPSHLNLDIGMTVDLDCRAMSQPEPEIYWVTPMGNKVMIDTLSDKYSLSNEGTLRISRIQVEDSGRYTCVAQNSEGADTRVTAIRVNGTLLDSTQLMKIYVKQTESHSILVSWKINSNVMTSNLKWSSATMKIDNPHITYTARVPVDVHEYNLTHLQPATEYEVCLTVSNIHQQTQKSCVNVTTKQAAFAVEISDQGTNTALAAVMGTMFAIISLASLGVYIAKRWKRKNYHHSLKKYMQKTSSIPLNELYPPLINLWEADSEKEKEGSSDTKPSQVDTTRSYYMW